One stretch of Cervus canadensis isolate Bull #8, Minnesota chromosome 5, ASM1932006v1, whole genome shotgun sequence DNA includes these proteins:
- the GAREM2 gene encoding GRB2-associated and regulator of MAPK protein 2 isoform X2 has product MINAGWRLGEYAEGVSERDILLIHSCRQWTTVTAHTLEEGHYVIGPKIDIPLQYPGKFKLLEQARDVREPVRYFSSVEEVASVFPDRIFVMEAITFSVKVVSGEFSEDSEVYNFTLHAGDELTLMGQAEILCAKTTKERSRFTTLLRKLGRAGALAGVGGGGGGGPGGAGAAGGGGGARPIKGKMPCLICMNHRTNESLSLPFQCQGRFSTRSPLELQMQEGEHTVRAIIERVRLPVNVLVPSRPPRNPYDLHPVREGHCYKLVSIISKTVVLGLALRREGPAPLHFLLLTNTPRFALPQGLLAGDPRVERLVRDSASYCRERFDPDEYSTAVREAPAELADDCASPRRARLCLPAPPRALVPARAPGPGPPGDGDQEYVIPDWAGGPEPAAPPAEIPYEELWTHQAAEGLAESRTRPLPGPDLISFGAAGPPRLEPEAAPPPVPPKSEAVKEECRLLNAPPVPPRGGSGRLSGSPPVPPRFPKLQPVHSPSSSLSYYSSGLQDGAGSRSGSGSPSPDAYSLYCYPCTWGDCKVGESSSRPPPGPLPSTTQPSQASRALVEPLSGRAASLLGADTPAKTYHGCPPPFKPSHPQKRFAPFGALNPFSGPAYPTGPSAASSSGPAAASGPLATSSPAYSPGLSSPGQAYSAASASSCPTSSSSSSEWQEPSLEPFDPFELGRGSSPEPELLRCQEPRAVGAPGLGLSPLGPPKAFEPESLVLRQGPAPLSPAAPQGPEAGGARLLLTQGRLEGPPASPRDGATAWGGREAASWQPPADLSALSLEEVSRSLRFIGLSEDVVSFFARERIDGSIFVQLSEDILADDFRLTKLQVKKIMQFIKGWRPKI; this is encoded by the exons ATGATAAATGCAGGATGGAGGCTGG ggGAGTATGCTGAGGGCGTCAGTGAGCGAGACATCCTGCTCATTCATTCCTGCCGCCAGTGGACCACGGTGACAGCccacaccctggaggagggccactACGTCATCGGGCCCAAGATTGACATCCCCCTGCAGTACCCAG GGAAGTTCAAGCTCCTGGAGCAGGCCCGGGATGTTCGGGAGCCCGTGAGGTACTTCAGCAGCGTGGAGGAGGTGGCCAGCGTCTTTCCTGATCGCATCTTTGTGATGGAAGCCATCACCTTCAGTGTCAAG GTGGTGTCAGGGGAGTTCAGCGAGGACAGCGAGGTGTACAACTTCACGCTGCACGCGGGCGATGAGCTCACTCTCATGGGCCAGGCGGAGATCCTGTGCGCCAAGACCACCAAAGAGCGCTCCCGCTTCACAACCTTGCTGCGCAAGTTGGGCCGGGCTGGGGCGCTGGCCGGGGtgggcggcggcggtggcggcggcccGGGGGGCGCGGGGGCCGCGGGTGGCGGCGGGGGCGCCAGGCCCATCAAAGGCAAGATGCCCTGCCTAATCTGCATGAACCACCGCACCAACGAAAGCCTGAGCCTACCCTTCCAGTGCCAGGGCCGCTTCAGCACGCGCAGCCCACTGGAGCTGCAGATGCAGGAGGGCGAGCACACGGTGCGCGCCATTATCGAGCGCGTGAGGCTCCCGGTGAACGTGCTGGTGCCCAGCCGGCCACCCCGCAATCCCTATGACCTGCACCCGGTGCGGGAGGGCCACTGCTACAAGCTGGTCAGCATCATCTCCAAGACAGTGGTGCTGGGGCTGGCGCTGCGCCGCGAGGGCCCGGCGCCGCTGCACTTCCTGCTGCTCACGAACACGCCGCGCTTCGCATTGCCGCAGGGCCTCCTGGCCGGGGACCCGCGCGTCGAGCGCCTGGTACGCGACAGCGCCTCCTACTGTCGCGAGCGCTTCGACCCCGACGAGTACTCGACCGCAGTGCGCGAGGCGCCAGCCGAGCTGGCCGACGACTGCGCCAGCCCGCGCCGCGCGCGCCTCTGCCTGCCCGCGCCCCCGCGCGCCCTCGTGCCCGCCCGTGCCCCCGGCCCCGGCCCACCGGGCGACGGCGACCAGGAGTACGTGATCCCCGACTGGGCCGGCGGGCCCGAGCCCGCCGCGCCGCCCGCCGAGATCCCCTACGAGGAGCTGTGGACGCACCAGGCGGCCGAGGGCCTAGCCGAGAGCAGGACCCGGCCGCTCCCGGGGCCCGATCTCATCTCCTTCGGAGCCGCCGGGCCGCCCCGCCTGGAGCCCGAGGCGGCGCCGCCTCCCGTGCCTCCCAAATCCGAGGCG GTGAAGGAGGAGTGCCGCCTGCTCAACGCCCCTCCTGTGCCCCCACGGGGTGGCAGTGGCCGGCTCTCGGGTAGCCCCCCAGTACCCCCACGCTTCCCTAAGCTGCAGCCTGTCCACTCCCCCAGCTCTAGCCTCTCCTACTACTCCTCTGGCCTCCAGGATGG GGCGGGGTCCCGAAGTGGCAGTGGCTCTCCATCACCCGACGCCTACTCCCTCTATTGCTACCCCTGCACCTGGGGAGACTGCAAGGTGGGCGAGTCCTCCAGCCGTccacccccaggccccctgccctcaACCACGCAGCCCAGCCAGGCCTCCCGGGCCCTTGTGGAGCCCCTGAGTGGTCGAGCTGCCTCCCTCCTGGGGGCCGACACCCCTGCCAAGACCTACCACGGCTGTCCACCTCCATTCaagccctcccacccccagaaaCGCTTTGCTCCGTTTGGAGCTCTTAACCCCTTTTCTGGGCCTGCCTACCCCACCGGCCCTTCAGCGGCCTCCTCTTCCGGGCCTGCAGCTGCCTCAGGTCCCCTGGCTACCTCCAGCCCCGCCTACTCCCCAGGCCTGAGCTCTCCAGGCCAGGCCTACTCGGCAGCTTccgcctcctcctgccccacctcctcctcgtcctcctctGAGTGGCAGGAACCCTCCCTGGAGCCCTTCGACCCCTTTGAGCTGGGCCGGGGCAGTTCTCCAGAGCCTGAGCTGCTGCGCTGTCAGGAGCCCAGAGCCGTGGGGGCACCTGGGCTGGGCCTCTCGCCACTTGGACCCCCCAAGGCCTTTGAGCCCGAAAGCTTGGTGTTGCGGCAGGGCCCTGCCCCACTGTCACCGGCGGCCCCGCAGGGCCCCGAGGCCGGTGGAGCGCGACTCCTTCTCACCCAGGGGCGCCTCGAAGGGCCTCCTGCCAGTCCCCGGGATGGGGCCACGGCCTGGGGAGGCCGAGAAGCCGCCTCCTGGCAGCCCCCCGCTGACCTGTCTGCactctccctggaggaggtctcTCGAAGTCTGCGTTTCATCGGGCTCTCAGAGGACGTGGTCAGCTTCTTTGCCCGAGAGCGCATTGACGGCAGCATCTTCGTGCAGCTCAGTGAGGACATCCTGGCAGATGACTTCCGCCTGACCAAGCTGCAGGTCAAGAAGATCATGCAGTTCATCAAAGGCTGGCGGCCCAAGATCTGA
- the GAREM2 gene encoding GRB2-associated and regulator of MAPK protein 2 isoform X1 yields the protein MEKLAAGLAGLRWSMGAFPLDLIVSRCRLPTLACLGPGEYAEGVSERDILLIHSCRQWTTVTAHTLEEGHYVIGPKIDIPLQYPGKFKLLEQARDVREPVRYFSSVEEVASVFPDRIFVMEAITFSVKVVSGEFSEDSEVYNFTLHAGDELTLMGQAEILCAKTTKERSRFTTLLRKLGRAGALAGVGGGGGGGPGGAGAAGGGGGARPIKGKMPCLICMNHRTNESLSLPFQCQGRFSTRSPLELQMQEGEHTVRAIIERVRLPVNVLVPSRPPRNPYDLHPVREGHCYKLVSIISKTVVLGLALRREGPAPLHFLLLTNTPRFALPQGLLAGDPRVERLVRDSASYCRERFDPDEYSTAVREAPAELADDCASPRRARLCLPAPPRALVPARAPGPGPPGDGDQEYVIPDWAGGPEPAAPPAEIPYEELWTHQAAEGLAESRTRPLPGPDLISFGAAGPPRLEPEAAPPPVPPKSEAVKEECRLLNAPPVPPRGGSGRLSGSPPVPPRFPKLQPVHSPSSSLSYYSSGLQDGAGSRSGSGSPSPDAYSLYCYPCTWGDCKVGESSSRPPPGPLPSTTQPSQASRALVEPLSGRAASLLGADTPAKTYHGCPPPFKPSHPQKRFAPFGALNPFSGPAYPTGPSAASSSGPAAASGPLATSSPAYSPGLSSPGQAYSAASASSCPTSSSSSSEWQEPSLEPFDPFELGRGSSPEPELLRCQEPRAVGAPGLGLSPLGPPKAFEPESLVLRQGPAPLSPAAPQGPEAGGARLLLTQGRLEGPPASPRDGATAWGGREAASWQPPADLSALSLEEVSRSLRFIGLSEDVVSFFARERIDGSIFVQLSEDILADDFRLTKLQVKKIMQFIKGWRPKI from the exons ATGGAGAAGCTGGCGGCCGGGCTGGCCGGCCTCCGCTGGAGCATGGGCGCCTTCCCGCTGGACCTCATCGTCAGCCGCTGCCGCTTGCCCACGCTCGCCTGCCTCGGGCCAG ggGAGTATGCTGAGGGCGTCAGTGAGCGAGACATCCTGCTCATTCATTCCTGCCGCCAGTGGACCACGGTGACAGCccacaccctggaggagggccactACGTCATCGGGCCCAAGATTGACATCCCCCTGCAGTACCCAG GGAAGTTCAAGCTCCTGGAGCAGGCCCGGGATGTTCGGGAGCCCGTGAGGTACTTCAGCAGCGTGGAGGAGGTGGCCAGCGTCTTTCCTGATCGCATCTTTGTGATGGAAGCCATCACCTTCAGTGTCAAG GTGGTGTCAGGGGAGTTCAGCGAGGACAGCGAGGTGTACAACTTCACGCTGCACGCGGGCGATGAGCTCACTCTCATGGGCCAGGCGGAGATCCTGTGCGCCAAGACCACCAAAGAGCGCTCCCGCTTCACAACCTTGCTGCGCAAGTTGGGCCGGGCTGGGGCGCTGGCCGGGGtgggcggcggcggtggcggcggcccGGGGGGCGCGGGGGCCGCGGGTGGCGGCGGGGGCGCCAGGCCCATCAAAGGCAAGATGCCCTGCCTAATCTGCATGAACCACCGCACCAACGAAAGCCTGAGCCTACCCTTCCAGTGCCAGGGCCGCTTCAGCACGCGCAGCCCACTGGAGCTGCAGATGCAGGAGGGCGAGCACACGGTGCGCGCCATTATCGAGCGCGTGAGGCTCCCGGTGAACGTGCTGGTGCCCAGCCGGCCACCCCGCAATCCCTATGACCTGCACCCGGTGCGGGAGGGCCACTGCTACAAGCTGGTCAGCATCATCTCCAAGACAGTGGTGCTGGGGCTGGCGCTGCGCCGCGAGGGCCCGGCGCCGCTGCACTTCCTGCTGCTCACGAACACGCCGCGCTTCGCATTGCCGCAGGGCCTCCTGGCCGGGGACCCGCGCGTCGAGCGCCTGGTACGCGACAGCGCCTCCTACTGTCGCGAGCGCTTCGACCCCGACGAGTACTCGACCGCAGTGCGCGAGGCGCCAGCCGAGCTGGCCGACGACTGCGCCAGCCCGCGCCGCGCGCGCCTCTGCCTGCCCGCGCCCCCGCGCGCCCTCGTGCCCGCCCGTGCCCCCGGCCCCGGCCCACCGGGCGACGGCGACCAGGAGTACGTGATCCCCGACTGGGCCGGCGGGCCCGAGCCCGCCGCGCCGCCCGCCGAGATCCCCTACGAGGAGCTGTGGACGCACCAGGCGGCCGAGGGCCTAGCCGAGAGCAGGACCCGGCCGCTCCCGGGGCCCGATCTCATCTCCTTCGGAGCCGCCGGGCCGCCCCGCCTGGAGCCCGAGGCGGCGCCGCCTCCCGTGCCTCCCAAATCCGAGGCG GTGAAGGAGGAGTGCCGCCTGCTCAACGCCCCTCCTGTGCCCCCACGGGGTGGCAGTGGCCGGCTCTCGGGTAGCCCCCCAGTACCCCCACGCTTCCCTAAGCTGCAGCCTGTCCACTCCCCCAGCTCTAGCCTCTCCTACTACTCCTCTGGCCTCCAGGATGG GGCGGGGTCCCGAAGTGGCAGTGGCTCTCCATCACCCGACGCCTACTCCCTCTATTGCTACCCCTGCACCTGGGGAGACTGCAAGGTGGGCGAGTCCTCCAGCCGTccacccccaggccccctgccctcaACCACGCAGCCCAGCCAGGCCTCCCGGGCCCTTGTGGAGCCCCTGAGTGGTCGAGCTGCCTCCCTCCTGGGGGCCGACACCCCTGCCAAGACCTACCACGGCTGTCCACCTCCATTCaagccctcccacccccagaaaCGCTTTGCTCCGTTTGGAGCTCTTAACCCCTTTTCTGGGCCTGCCTACCCCACCGGCCCTTCAGCGGCCTCCTCTTCCGGGCCTGCAGCTGCCTCAGGTCCCCTGGCTACCTCCAGCCCCGCCTACTCCCCAGGCCTGAGCTCTCCAGGCCAGGCCTACTCGGCAGCTTccgcctcctcctgccccacctcctcctcgtcctcctctGAGTGGCAGGAACCCTCCCTGGAGCCCTTCGACCCCTTTGAGCTGGGCCGGGGCAGTTCTCCAGAGCCTGAGCTGCTGCGCTGTCAGGAGCCCAGAGCCGTGGGGGCACCTGGGCTGGGCCTCTCGCCACTTGGACCCCCCAAGGCCTTTGAGCCCGAAAGCTTGGTGTTGCGGCAGGGCCCTGCCCCACTGTCACCGGCGGCCCCGCAGGGCCCCGAGGCCGGTGGAGCGCGACTCCTTCTCACCCAGGGGCGCCTCGAAGGGCCTCCTGCCAGTCCCCGGGATGGGGCCACGGCCTGGGGAGGCCGAGAAGCCGCCTCCTGGCAGCCCCCCGCTGACCTGTCTGCactctccctggaggaggtctcTCGAAGTCTGCGTTTCATCGGGCTCTCAGAGGACGTGGTCAGCTTCTTTGCCCGAGAGCGCATTGACGGCAGCATCTTCGTGCAGCTCAGTGAGGACATCCTGGCAGATGACTTCCGCCTGACCAAGCTGCAGGTCAAGAAGATCATGCAGTTCATCAAAGGCTGGCGGCCCAAGATCTGA
- the GAREM2 gene encoding GRB2-associated and regulator of MAPK protein 2 isoform X3, with product MEAITFSVKVVSGEFSEDSEVYNFTLHAGDELTLMGQAEILCAKTTKERSRFTTLLRKLGRAGALAGVGGGGGGGPGGAGAAGGGGGARPIKGKMPCLICMNHRTNESLSLPFQCQGRFSTRSPLELQMQEGEHTVRAIIERVRLPVNVLVPSRPPRNPYDLHPVREGHCYKLVSIISKTVVLGLALRREGPAPLHFLLLTNTPRFALPQGLLAGDPRVERLVRDSASYCRERFDPDEYSTAVREAPAELADDCASPRRARLCLPAPPRALVPARAPGPGPPGDGDQEYVIPDWAGGPEPAAPPAEIPYEELWTHQAAEGLAESRTRPLPGPDLISFGAAGPPRLEPEAAPPPVPPKSEAVKEECRLLNAPPVPPRGGSGRLSGSPPVPPRFPKLQPVHSPSSSLSYYSSGLQDGAGSRSGSGSPSPDAYSLYCYPCTWGDCKVGESSSRPPPGPLPSTTQPSQASRALVEPLSGRAASLLGADTPAKTYHGCPPPFKPSHPQKRFAPFGALNPFSGPAYPTGPSAASSSGPAAASGPLATSSPAYSPGLSSPGQAYSAASASSCPTSSSSSSEWQEPSLEPFDPFELGRGSSPEPELLRCQEPRAVGAPGLGLSPLGPPKAFEPESLVLRQGPAPLSPAAPQGPEAGGARLLLTQGRLEGPPASPRDGATAWGGREAASWQPPADLSALSLEEVSRSLRFIGLSEDVVSFFARERIDGSIFVQLSEDILADDFRLTKLQVKKIMQFIKGWRPKI from the exons ATGGAAGCCATCACCTTCAGTGTCAAG GTGGTGTCAGGGGAGTTCAGCGAGGACAGCGAGGTGTACAACTTCACGCTGCACGCGGGCGATGAGCTCACTCTCATGGGCCAGGCGGAGATCCTGTGCGCCAAGACCACCAAAGAGCGCTCCCGCTTCACAACCTTGCTGCGCAAGTTGGGCCGGGCTGGGGCGCTGGCCGGGGtgggcggcggcggtggcggcggcccGGGGGGCGCGGGGGCCGCGGGTGGCGGCGGGGGCGCCAGGCCCATCAAAGGCAAGATGCCCTGCCTAATCTGCATGAACCACCGCACCAACGAAAGCCTGAGCCTACCCTTCCAGTGCCAGGGCCGCTTCAGCACGCGCAGCCCACTGGAGCTGCAGATGCAGGAGGGCGAGCACACGGTGCGCGCCATTATCGAGCGCGTGAGGCTCCCGGTGAACGTGCTGGTGCCCAGCCGGCCACCCCGCAATCCCTATGACCTGCACCCGGTGCGGGAGGGCCACTGCTACAAGCTGGTCAGCATCATCTCCAAGACAGTGGTGCTGGGGCTGGCGCTGCGCCGCGAGGGCCCGGCGCCGCTGCACTTCCTGCTGCTCACGAACACGCCGCGCTTCGCATTGCCGCAGGGCCTCCTGGCCGGGGACCCGCGCGTCGAGCGCCTGGTACGCGACAGCGCCTCCTACTGTCGCGAGCGCTTCGACCCCGACGAGTACTCGACCGCAGTGCGCGAGGCGCCAGCCGAGCTGGCCGACGACTGCGCCAGCCCGCGCCGCGCGCGCCTCTGCCTGCCCGCGCCCCCGCGCGCCCTCGTGCCCGCCCGTGCCCCCGGCCCCGGCCCACCGGGCGACGGCGACCAGGAGTACGTGATCCCCGACTGGGCCGGCGGGCCCGAGCCCGCCGCGCCGCCCGCCGAGATCCCCTACGAGGAGCTGTGGACGCACCAGGCGGCCGAGGGCCTAGCCGAGAGCAGGACCCGGCCGCTCCCGGGGCCCGATCTCATCTCCTTCGGAGCCGCCGGGCCGCCCCGCCTGGAGCCCGAGGCGGCGCCGCCTCCCGTGCCTCCCAAATCCGAGGCG GTGAAGGAGGAGTGCCGCCTGCTCAACGCCCCTCCTGTGCCCCCACGGGGTGGCAGTGGCCGGCTCTCGGGTAGCCCCCCAGTACCCCCACGCTTCCCTAAGCTGCAGCCTGTCCACTCCCCCAGCTCTAGCCTCTCCTACTACTCCTCTGGCCTCCAGGATGG GGCGGGGTCCCGAAGTGGCAGTGGCTCTCCATCACCCGACGCCTACTCCCTCTATTGCTACCCCTGCACCTGGGGAGACTGCAAGGTGGGCGAGTCCTCCAGCCGTccacccccaggccccctgccctcaACCACGCAGCCCAGCCAGGCCTCCCGGGCCCTTGTGGAGCCCCTGAGTGGTCGAGCTGCCTCCCTCCTGGGGGCCGACACCCCTGCCAAGACCTACCACGGCTGTCCACCTCCATTCaagccctcccacccccagaaaCGCTTTGCTCCGTTTGGAGCTCTTAACCCCTTTTCTGGGCCTGCCTACCCCACCGGCCCTTCAGCGGCCTCCTCTTCCGGGCCTGCAGCTGCCTCAGGTCCCCTGGCTACCTCCAGCCCCGCCTACTCCCCAGGCCTGAGCTCTCCAGGCCAGGCCTACTCGGCAGCTTccgcctcctcctgccccacctcctcctcgtcctcctctGAGTGGCAGGAACCCTCCCTGGAGCCCTTCGACCCCTTTGAGCTGGGCCGGGGCAGTTCTCCAGAGCCTGAGCTGCTGCGCTGTCAGGAGCCCAGAGCCGTGGGGGCACCTGGGCTGGGCCTCTCGCCACTTGGACCCCCCAAGGCCTTTGAGCCCGAAAGCTTGGTGTTGCGGCAGGGCCCTGCCCCACTGTCACCGGCGGCCCCGCAGGGCCCCGAGGCCGGTGGAGCGCGACTCCTTCTCACCCAGGGGCGCCTCGAAGGGCCTCCTGCCAGTCCCCGGGATGGGGCCACGGCCTGGGGAGGCCGAGAAGCCGCCTCCTGGCAGCCCCCCGCTGACCTGTCTGCactctccctggaggaggtctcTCGAAGTCTGCGTTTCATCGGGCTCTCAGAGGACGTGGTCAGCTTCTTTGCCCGAGAGCGCATTGACGGCAGCATCTTCGTGCAGCTCAGTGAGGACATCCTGGCAGATGACTTCCGCCTGACCAAGCTGCAGGTCAAGAAGATCATGCAGTTCATCAAAGGCTGGCGGCCCAAGATCTGA